The following are encoded together in the Funiculus sociatus GB2-C1 genome:
- a CDS encoding tyrosine-type recombinase/integrase has translation MSDSPIMTSTPESSELVLTVPLPLTRHPAHVYLTSLGQGSRPTMRGSLNAIASMLTAGECDAMTLDWSKLHYHHTAAVRAVLMEKYSPATTNKMLTALKRVLQEALKLELISEKNYKGATDLRPVPGSKGLKGRALSRDEIAALVKVCQNDATPTGVRDAALIAILRGSGVRRRELVNLDKSDFEESTGAIEVREGKGGKDRTVYLSSQAIRVVLNWLAVRGDPPGPLLCPVNKGKRVTIRRLTSQAVLFILQKRGEEAGVASFSTHDFRRTFISDLLDAGVDLVTVQRLAGHSDPSTSSRYDRRPEAVKRQAVELLDLPGLSE, from the coding sequence ATGAGTGACTCCCCAATAATGACTTCTACCCCAGAGTCGTCAGAGTTAGTACTGACTGTGCCACTACCCTTGACCCGACACCCGGCGCACGTCTATCTCACGTCTTTGGGGCAGGGGTCTCGTCCGACGATGCGGGGTTCTCTCAACGCGATCGCGTCAATGTTAACTGCTGGAGAGTGTGATGCGATGACGCTCGATTGGTCTAAGTTGCACTACCACCATACAGCAGCGGTCAGGGCTGTATTAATGGAGAAGTATAGTCCCGCCACGACCAACAAAATGCTCACGGCGTTGAAAAGAGTGTTGCAGGAGGCGCTCAAGTTGGAGTTAATTTCTGAAAAAAACTATAAGGGGGCGACTGACCTCCGACCGGTTCCCGGTAGCAAAGGTTTGAAAGGTCGTGCCTTGAGTCGGGACGAAATTGCGGCTCTTGTTAAGGTCTGCCAAAACGATGCCACTCCCACTGGGGTAAGGGACGCGGCGTTGATTGCCATCTTACGGGGTTCTGGAGTGCGTCGGAGGGAGTTAGTCAATTTGGATAAGAGTGATTTTGAAGAGTCAACGGGAGCGATTGAAGTTCGCGAGGGGAAGGGAGGGAAAGACCGGACAGTATATCTGTCTTCTCAGGCAATTCGGGTGGTGTTAAATTGGCTAGCGGTTCGGGGGGACCCTCCTGGACCACTATTGTGTCCGGTGAATAAAGGCAAGCGAGTCACCATCAGACGCCTTACCTCTCAGGCGGTGTTATTCATCTTGCAAAAGCGGGGAGAAGAGGCGGGTGTTGCATCTTTTAGTACGCACGATTTCAGGAGAACGTTTATCTCTGACTTATTGGATGCGGGTGTGGATTTGGTAACGGTTCAACGCCTCGCGGGACACTCCGACCCCAGTACCAGTTCTCGCTACGACCGAAGACCCGAAGCGGTGAAGCGTCAGGCGGTGGAACTTTTGGACTTGCCGGGGCTTTCTGAATAG
- a CDS encoding serine hydrolase — protein MATTIEVKYAELGAAKSFLGNPIGNEKDTADGNGRYRDYEGGSIYWSKDTGAQEIHGSIRKKFLELGWDKSVISLPITDECIAADGIGRYNTFGEGHELGIYWTPQTGAHEIYGDIYKKWLALGGVKSSLGYPITGEKPTSAPSQGRYSEFQNGAIYWSKPTGAHEVRKEILDQWKKQGGENGLLGLPISDELPDVAESERYNTFKKEKLTREWKSPGINPPKDHNPQYPITAMHDRNLSNHTKEGDALVKKGFRMISLSVYGEPKDPLYASVWIQNPEAAKQTAIYKASGAEYQQFYNDQVKKGFYPIIISALGSGSNTVFAAVFEETSGPKPFARHGLVSGPVDGPDKKIHDTSTFTYWNRWAKSNNYILRWATVYGSADEPYYAAIWDSNEDNVSWDVVFHRADKKLALNFNETDSSLLEPGDFQAVFDAQVAQWMRPAFITHAPHGRYIEVYRDDQLGKFVSKIGLTSSEYQAEADKLVKNGNFYQLCVQGAVVNGKTQFAAIFTQRHEARPRQLTVTGQSIPSLYAFDEAMQEFMQNDNVRAGSLAIAKDDKLVYARAFTWAEQGYPVTRPENIFRVGSNSKQFVKLLVLQLAEKGVLGLDDKYIDRVQLTTPVSEMGNKIPQMTIRQMLEHKAGLPPSSGDWDSLFKKINEKLPANQKKQYPLSLADVVNVQVMIDLDDNLIGKFSYSNTGFTMLTLLVEQQYQMHFEQTVQKYISKPIGVKRAVVTGSLLSEMNPLEVRYHSTNPGVKRSAKTPDQPMVPFPYSGNFQTLPGTGGLSMAPADYVKMLSVLFSGKDNVLLKNSTVQAHKDNLDGHYGGMSGAVAYMVRRNDGIAMAVSLNKDFEAPYDIKLNYLAHRLNQIANALAGKWPDHDLFPLVGIN, from the coding sequence ATGGCAACAACAATCGAAGTAAAATATGCAGAATTGGGTGCAGCAAAGAGCTTTTTGGGCAACCCAATTGGCAACGAAAAAGATACCGCTGATGGCAACGGTCGTTACCGCGATTACGAAGGCGGGTCTATCTACTGGTCTAAGGATACGGGCGCACAAGAGATTCATGGCAGCATCCGTAAGAAGTTTCTGGAATTAGGCTGGGATAAGAGTGTGATTTCCTTGCCTATCACCGACGAATGCATTGCTGCTGATGGTATCGGACGCTACAACACGTTTGGCGAAGGTCACGAGCTCGGTATTTACTGGACTCCGCAGACAGGCGCACATGAAATCTATGGGGATATCTATAAAAAATGGTTGGCATTGGGCGGTGTCAAGAGTTCATTGGGCTATCCAATCACTGGCGAAAAACCGACCTCTGCCCCTAGCCAAGGACGTTACAGTGAGTTTCAGAATGGTGCAATCTACTGGTCAAAACCAACTGGCGCACATGAAGTCCGTAAGGAAATTTTAGACCAGTGGAAGAAGCAAGGCGGTGAAAATGGTCTACTTGGCTTGCCGATCTCAGACGAATTGCCGGACGTGGCTGAGTCTGAGCGCTACAACACCTTTAAGAAGGAGAAATTGACCCGCGAATGGAAATCTCCAGGCATTAATCCCCCAAAGGATCACAACCCGCAGTATCCCATTACGGCGATGCATGACCGGAACTTGAGCAATCACACGAAAGAAGGTGACGCGCTGGTTAAAAAAGGCTTTCGGATGATCTCGCTGAGTGTTTATGGCGAACCCAAAGATCCACTGTATGCGTCGGTCTGGATTCAAAATCCAGAAGCTGCGAAGCAAACAGCAATCTATAAAGCTAGCGGCGCAGAGTACCAGCAGTTTTATAACGACCAGGTGAAAAAAGGCTTCTACCCCATTATTATCAGTGCACTTGGGTCTGGGTCAAATACGGTGTTTGCAGCGGTCTTTGAGGAGACATCTGGACCAAAGCCTTTTGCCCGTCACGGTCTGGTCAGTGGTCCAGTAGATGGACCAGATAAAAAAATTCACGATACCTCGACGTTTACATACTGGAATCGCTGGGCGAAAAGCAATAACTATATCTTGCGCTGGGCAACTGTCTACGGATCAGCTGATGAGCCGTATTATGCTGCGATCTGGGACTCCAATGAGGATAACGTCTCGTGGGATGTCGTTTTCCACCGTGCTGATAAAAAACTAGCACTCAATTTCAATGAAACAGATTCCTCCTTATTAGAACCTGGCGACTTCCAGGCAGTCTTCGATGCCCAAGTAGCGCAGTGGATGCGTCCTGCTTTCATCACGCACGCGCCACACGGTCGCTATATCGAGGTCTACCGCGACGATCAGTTAGGTAAGTTTGTTTCAAAGATCGGGTTGACCAGCAGTGAGTATCAAGCCGAAGCCGATAAGCTGGTCAAAAACGGCAACTTTTACCAACTCTGCGTGCAGGGTGCAGTGGTGAACGGGAAAACACAATTCGCCGCGATTTTTACCCAACGCCACGAAGCACGTCCGCGCCAGTTGACGGTTACAGGGCAGTCGATTCCGTCGCTGTACGCTTTTGATGAGGCGATGCAGGAATTTATGCAGAATGACAACGTGCGAGCCGGGTCACTGGCAATTGCCAAAGACGATAAACTGGTTTACGCCCGCGCCTTCACTTGGGCAGAGCAAGGTTACCCAGTTACACGACCGGAGAATATCTTCCGTGTTGGCAGTAACTCAAAACAGTTTGTGAAGCTTCTGGTCTTGCAGTTAGCAGAGAAGGGTGTTCTGGGCTTAGACGACAAGTATATTGATCGCGTCCAACTGACAACGCCAGTATCGGAGATGGGGAATAAGATACCCCAAATGACTATTCGTCAGATGCTCGAACACAAAGCTGGGTTACCTCCCAGTAGTGGTGATTGGGACTCCCTTTTCAAGAAGATCAACGAGAAGTTGCCAGCGAACCAAAAGAAACAATACCCATTATCGTTAGCTGATGTGGTCAATGTTCAGGTGATGATTGACCTGGATGACAACCTAATTGGAAAATTCTCTTACTCCAATACCGGCTTTACGATGCTGACGCTGCTTGTCGAACAACAGTACCAGATGCACTTCGAGCAAACGGTGCAGAAATACATCAGCAAGCCAATCGGCGTCAAGCGTGCAGTTGTCACGGGTAGCCTATTGTCTGAAATGAACCCATTAGAAGTGCGCTATCATTCCACAAATCCTGGGGTGAAAAGAAGTGCTAAGACTCCCGATCAGCCTATGGTACCTTTCCCATACAGTGGTAACTTCCAAACGTTACCTGGCACAGGTGGTCTGTCGATGGCTCCAGCAGATTACGTCAAGATGTTAAGCGTTCTGTTTTCTGGAAAAGATAACGTCTTGCTGAAGAACAGCACTGTGCAGGCGCATAAGGACAATCTGGATGGACACTATGGTGGAATGAGCGGTGCGGTTGCCTATATGGTACGCCGCAACGATGGAATCGCGATGGCAGTCTCGCTCAACAAAGATTTTGAAGCGCCATACGACATTAAATTGAATTACCTGGCGCATCGCTTGAACCAGATTGCCAATGCCCTTGCAGGAAAGTGGCCTGACCACGATTTGTTCCCGTTGGTGGGGATTAACTAG
- a CDS encoding toxin-antitoxin system HicB family antitoxin, with amino-acid sequence MSNGKERIQLNLRLDRHKDLYKAVKVAASEQDTSVNQFVINI; translated from the coding sequence ATGAGCAATGGTAAAGAGAGGATTCAGCTAAACCTGCGGCTGGATAGGCATAAAGATTTATATAAGGCTGTCAAGGTGGCGGCATCTGAGCAGGATACCAGCGTTAATCAATTTGTAATTAACATCTAG
- a CDS encoding beta strand repeat-containing protein, which yields MVQIFGDPENNILEGTIENETILGLAGNDTLNGSEGNDILQGSSSTTAGEIDILTGGTGSDTFVLGTPARVFYDDGNDTSDGTGDYALITDFNPNVDVIQLGWSKNNYILGAVPEGLPDGTAIFLDKPGDEPDELIAIVQGVTGLDLNQSYFGVPRLSAVELSNIALDTDNRGFAINGEAAGDRSGISVSNAGDVNGDGFDDLIIGASGSDPNGSGSGKSYVVFGKADGTTVSLSDVASGIGGFAINGEVAGDGSGTSVSSAGDVNGDGLDDLIIGAPTADPNGLSSGKSYVVFGKADNTALNLGDVASGIGGFAIEGEARNNRSGFSVSDAGDVNGDGFDDLIIGTSSVQKSYVVFGKADGTTVALTDVAAGTGGFVISGSGRSVSRAGDVNGDGFDDLIIGDRLTQPDGSNSGQSYVVFGKADGTAVTLSDVAAGSGGFVINGEAQGDGYRPIVLSDFSVSSAGDVNGDGFDDLIVGSRSAYPNGSGSGKSYVVFGKADGTAIELNDVAVGTGGFAINGEAQGNGSGISVSSAGDLNGDGKDDLIVGAAGADPNGNYSGKSYVVFGKADGTAVELSNMAAGIGGFALNGEAENDQSGRSVSGAGDVNNDGFDDLIVGAAGADPNGSSSGKSYVVFGGDFLASEPVANEDILGSVLLRKPLVIPAAELLKWNPDNVLTVTEVSNAVGGTVSLVDGVVTFQADPGFVGVATFDYTVNDSIDGSVTATASLSVNSTVELSDVALNTNTSGFVINGEAAGDYSGWSVSNAGDVNGDGLADLIVGSGGSLFSGNPGKSYVVFGKTDSSAVNLSEVTSGIGGFTINGEAAGDNSGFSVSGAGDVNGDGKDDLIVGAFGADPNGESSGKSYVVFGKADSTAVELSDVAIGIGGFAINGEAEGYGAGFSVSGAGDVNGDGLADLIIGGSYVVFGKADNSSVELSDVRAGTGGFAINGEAEDDGAGFPVSDAGDVNGDGLADLIVGASAADPNGESSGKSYVVFGKTDGTAVSLSDAANGMGGFVLNGEAAYDEAGISVSSAGDVNGDGLADLIVGADGADSNGNSSGKSYVVFGKTDNNAVNLSDVAAGNGGFVLNGEGQSSISGGSVSRAGDVNGDGLDDLIVGTNPITAIGVLAAIASPEPVPTFKSYVVFGKTDSAAVELSDVAAGIGGFALEKDYLSSDSVSGAGDVNGDGFDDVMVGTPFTDPNGNIQDNSGQSYVVYGGDFTGAVTNQGATGDDLLTGTAATDVIVAGQGNDTLIGNGGSDILYAGAGDDVIAISDLNFNRIKGGSGTDTLRVDGSGMFFDLKAIANNRITGIEQIDLNDSGSNALAFNKLDVLALSDTNQLAILGNTSDVVVSLGQGWKESGTQTLDGNLYNEYAVGGVSLLVDSDISQFIS from the coding sequence ATGGTTCAAATTTTTGGCGACCCAGAAAACAATATCCTCGAAGGCACAATCGAAAACGAAACCATCCTAGGACTAGCTGGTAACGATACCCTCAACGGCAGCGAAGGAAACGATATTCTCCAAGGTAGTAGTTCAACAACAGCAGGAGAGATTGATATCCTAACAGGGGGAACTGGGTCAGATACCTTTGTTTTGGGTACTCCTGCTAGGGTGTTCTATGACGACGGCAATGACACTAGCGATGGCACTGGTGACTATGCTCTAATTACAGACTTTAATCCTAATGTAGATGTCATTCAACTAGGTTGGTCTAAGAACAACTACATCCTAGGAGCAGTGCCAGAGGGACTGCCAGATGGAACGGCAATTTTCTTGGATAAGCCAGGGGATGAACCGGATGAGCTAATTGCTATTGTCCAAGGTGTAACGGGGCTAGATCTCAATCAGTCTTACTTTGGTGTCCCTCGTTTGTCTGCGGTGGAGTTGAGCAATATTGCCTTAGATACTGATAATCGGGGTTTTGCCATCAATGGTGAGGCAGCAGGCGATCGCTCCGGTATTTCAGTTAGCAATGCCGGAGATGTCAACGGTGATGGATTCGATGACTTAATTATTGGGGCGTCCGGTTCTGACCCCAACGGGAGTGGTTCTGGCAAGTCTTACGTGGTATTTGGTAAAGCTGATGGCACGACAGTTTCCCTGAGCGATGTGGCTTCTGGTATCGGTGGTTTTGCCATCAACGGCGAGGTAGCTGGAGATGGTTCCGGTACTTCAGTCAGCAGTGCAGGAGATGTCAATGGCGATGGACTTGATGACTTAATTATTGGCGCTCCTACTGCCGACCCGAACGGGTTAAGCTCCGGTAAGTCCTATGTTGTGTTTGGCAAAGCAGACAACACAGCTCTGAACCTGGGTGATGTAGCCTCTGGTATCGGCGGATTTGCGATCGAGGGTGAAGCACGAAATAACCGCTCCGGTTTTTCAGTCAGCGATGCAGGAGATGTCAACGGTGATGGATTCGATGACTTGATTATTGGTACTTCCTCTGTCCAGAAATCTTACGTCGTGTTTGGCAAGGCAGATGGCACGACAGTTGCCTTAACTGATGTAGCAGCAGGCACTGGCGGTTTTGTGATTAGCGGCTCCGGTCGTTCAGTCAGCCGTGCAGGGGATGTCAATGGTGATGGTTTTGATGACCTAATTATTGGCGATCGCTTGACCCAGCCCGATGGCAGCAATTCTGGTCAGTCCTACGTTGTGTTTGGTAAGGCTGACGGTACGGCAGTTACCTTAAGTGACGTAGCAGCAGGTAGCGGCGGCTTTGTCATCAATGGTGAAGCACAAGGTGATGGTTATCGTCCCATTGTTCTTAGTGATTTTTCAGTCAGCAGTGCTGGAGATGTTAATGGCGATGGCTTTGATGACTTAATTGTTGGGTCTAGGTCGGCATATCCCAACGGCTCTGGATCTGGCAAGTCCTACGTGGTCTTTGGCAAGGCTGACGGTACAGCCATAGAGTTGAATGATGTAGCAGTAGGTACAGGTGGCTTTGCTATCAATGGCGAGGCACAAGGTAATGGTAGTGGTATTTCGGTCAGTAGTGCAGGAGATCTCAACGGTGATGGAAAAGATGACTTAATTGTTGGTGCTGCTGGTGCCGATCCCAACGGGAATTACTCTGGCAAGTCCTATGTAGTCTTTGGCAAAGCTGACGGCACAGCTGTAGAACTGAGTAACATGGCAGCAGGAATTGGCGGCTTTGCCCTCAACGGTGAAGCAGAAAATGATCAGTCCGGTCGTTCAGTTAGTGGTGCAGGCGATGTTAATAACGATGGCTTCGATGACCTGATAGTTGGTGCTGCTGGTGCTGACCCGAACGGGAGTAGTTCTGGTAAGTCTTACGTAGTATTTGGTGGTGACTTCCTCGCCAGTGAACCTGTAGCTAATGAAGATATTCTGGGGTCAGTGTTACTCAGAAAGCCACTAGTTATTCCCGCAGCCGAACTCTTGAAGTGGAACCCGGACAATGTGCTAACGGTGACTGAAGTGTCCAATGCAGTTGGCGGTACGGTATCCCTAGTCGATGGGGTCGTTACCTTTCAGGCAGATCCGGGATTCGTGGGAGTCGCCACATTTGACTATACCGTGAATGATAGTATCGATGGCAGCGTCACCGCAACAGCTAGTCTAAGTGTCAACTCAACAGTGGAGTTGAGCGATGTCGCTTTGAATACTAACACCAGTGGCTTTGTGATCAACGGTGAGGCAGCAGGTGACTATTCCGGTTGGTCAGTTAGCAATGCAGGGGATGTCAATGGTGATGGTCTGGCTGACTTGATTGTGGGCAGTGGTGGTAGTCTCTTTTCTGGGAATCCTGGCAAATCCTATGTTGTGTTTGGTAAGACTGACAGCAGTGCAGTCAACCTGAGTGAGGTAACTTCTGGTATCGGCGGCTTTACCATCAACGGCGAAGCAGCAGGTGACAACTCCGGTTTTTCAGTTAGTGGTGCTGGGGATGTTAACGGTGATGGAAAAGATGACTTGATTGTTGGCGCTTTTGGAGCCGACCCTAATGGAGAATCTTCGGGCAAATCTTACGTGGTGTTTGGCAAGGCTGACAGCACGGCGGTCGAGTTGAGTGACGTAGCAATAGGCATCGGTGGCTTTGCTATCAACGGTGAGGCGGAAGGTTATGGTGCTGGTTTTTCCGTCAGTGGTGCTGGGGATGTCAATGGTGATGGTCTGGCTGACTTGATTATTGGCGGGTCTTACGTGGTATTTGGCAAGGCGGATAATAGTTCAGTAGAGCTGAGTGATGTAAGAGCAGGAACAGGCGGCTTTGCTATCAACGGTGAGGCGGAAGATGATGGTGCTGGTTTTCCTGTCAGTGATGCTGGGGATGTCAATGGGGATGGTCTTGCTGACCTGATTGTTGGTGCTAGCGCTGCCGACCCCAATGGAGAATCCTCTGGCAAGTCCTACGTGGTGTTTGGTAAGACGGATGGCACGGCAGTTTCCTTGAGTGACGCGGCGAACGGTATGGGTGGCTTTGTCCTCAACGGTGAGGCAGCTTATGACGAGGCTGGTATTTCAGTCAGCAGCGCTGGAGATGTCAATGGGGATGGCTTGGCTGACCTAATTGTTGGTGCTGACGGTGCTGACTCAAACGGCAATAGCTCTGGTAAGTCTTACGTGGTGTTTGGTAAGACCGATAACAATGCTGTAAACCTGAGCGATGTAGCAGCCGGTAACGGTGGCTTTGTCCTCAACGGGGAGGGACAATCGAGTATTTCTGGCGGTTCAGTGAGCCGTGCAGGGGATGTTAACGGCGACGGACTTGACGACTTGATTGTTGGCACCAATCCTATTACGGCTATAGGTGTGCTTGCTGCGATCGCTAGTCCTGAACCAGTTCCTACGTTCAAATCCTATGTTGTGTTCGGCAAGACTGACAGCGCAGCCGTGGAGTTGAGTGATGTGGCGGCAGGTATTGGGGGTTTTGCTCTGGAAAAGGACTATCTCTCCAGTGATTCTGTTAGTGGTGCGGGGGATGTCAACGGTGATGGATTCGACGATGTGATGGTTGGAACTCCCTTTACTGACCCAAACGGCAACATCCAGGACAACTCTGGACAGTCTTACGTAGTGTATGGTGGTGACTTTACAGGTGCTGTTACCAACCAAGGGGCTACAGGCGATGACTTGCTTACTGGTACTGCGGCGACAGATGTTATCGTAGCGGGTCAGGGCAATGACACCCTAATTGGCAATGGCGGCAGCGATATCCTCTACGCGGGTGCTGGGGATGACGTAATTGCAATTAGTGACCTCAACTTCAACCGCATCAAAGGCGGCAGCGGGACTGACACCCTGCGCGTCGATGGTAGTGGGATGTTTTTCGACCTAAAGGCGATCGCCAACAACCGCATTACAGGCATTGAGCAAATTGACCTCAATGACTCTGGCAGCAACGCCCTTGCCTTTAACAAGCTGGATGTACTGGCCCTCTCAGATACTAATCAGTTAGCTATCCTCGGCAATACTAGCGATGTCGTAGTTTCTCTTGGTCAGGGCTGGAAGGAGAGTGGTACGCAGACCTTGGACGGTAATCTGTATAATGAATACGCCGTAGGTGGGGTCAGCTTATTGGTCGATTCAGATATCAGCCAGTTCATTTCGTGA